In Flavobacterium sp. WV_118_3, one DNA window encodes the following:
- the ahcY gene encoding adenosylhomocysteinase encodes MSTKTLPFVAYKVKDISLAAWGRKEIELAEAEMPGLMALRAEYKDEQPLKGARIAGCLHMTIQTAVLIETLIALGAEVTWSSCNIFSTQDQAAAAIAATGVQVYAWKGLNEEEFDWCIEQTLFFGEDRQPLNMILDDGGDLTNMVIDRYPELIPGIKGLSEETTTGVHRLYERMKNGTLPMPAINVNDSVTKSKFDNKYGCKESAVDAIRRATDVMLAGKRVVVCGYGDVGKGTAASFRGAGSIVTVTEIDPICALQAAMDGFEVKKLDTVVANADIIITTTGNKDIVIGKHFEKMKDKTIVCNIGHFDNEIDMAWLNKNHGASKIEIKPQVDKYTINGVDIIILAEGRLVNLGCATGHPSFVMSNSFTNQTLAQIELWKHSDKYENQVYMLPKHLDEKVAALHLAKLGVELETLNTEQAAYIGVEVSGPFKPEYYRY; translated from the coding sequence ATGAGCACAAAAACATTGCCTTTCGTGGCTTACAAAGTAAAAGATATTTCTCTGGCTGCCTGGGGAAGAAAAGAGATCGAATTAGCAGAAGCGGAAATGCCGGGATTAATGGCACTTCGTGCAGAATATAAAGACGAGCAGCCTCTTAAAGGTGCCCGAATTGCAGGATGTCTTCACATGACGATCCAGACTGCGGTTTTAATTGAAACTTTAATTGCTTTAGGAGCTGAAGTCACCTGGAGTTCTTGTAATATTTTCTCCACTCAGGATCAGGCTGCTGCTGCAATTGCTGCAACAGGCGTACAGGTTTATGCATGGAAAGGTCTTAACGAGGAAGAATTCGACTGGTGTATTGAACAGACTTTATTCTTTGGAGAAGACAGACAACCGTTAAACATGATCTTAGACGACGGTGGTGATTTAACCAATATGGTTATCGACCGTTATCCTGAATTAATTCCTGGCATTAAAGGATTATCAGAAGAGACTACAACAGGTGTTCACCGTTTATACGAAAGAATGAAAAACGGAACATTACCAATGCCTGCTATCAACGTAAATGACTCGGTTACCAAATCGAAATTCGACAACAAATACGGTTGTAAAGAAAGTGCTGTAGATGCCATCCGTCGTGCTACAGATGTAATGTTAGCTGGAAAAAGAGTAGTTGTATGTGGATATGGTGATGTTGGAAAAGGAACAGCAGCTTCTTTCCGTGGCGCCGGTTCTATTGTAACCGTTACTGAAATTGATCCAATCTGTGCTTTACAGGCTGCAATGGACGGTTTTGAAGTTAAAAAATTAGACACTGTAGTAGCCAATGCTGATATCATCATCACTACAACAGGAAACAAAGACATCGTTATCGGGAAGCATTTCGAGAAGATGAAAGACAAAACGATCGTTTGTAACATCGGTCACTTCGATAACGAAATCGATATGGCCTGGTTAAACAAAAACCATGGTGCTTCTAAAATCGAAATCAAACCTCAGGTTGACAAATATACAATCAACGGTGTAGACATTATCATTTTAGCTGAAGGTCGTTTGGTAAACTTAGGTTGTGCAACAGGTCACCCAAGCTTTGTAATGAGTAACTCGTTCACCAACCAAACGTTGGCACAGATCGAATTATGGAAACACAGCGATAAATACGAAAATCAGGTTTATATGCTACCAAAACACTTAGATGAAAAAGTAGCGGCTTTACACCTTGCTAAATTAGGCGTTGAACTGGAAACATTAAATACAGAACAAGCGGCTTATATTGGTGTGGAAGTTTCAGGACCATTCAAACCGGAATATTACAGATATTAA
- the rplU gene encoding 50S ribosomal protein L21 has translation MYAIVEIAGQQFKVSKDQKVYVHRLASEEGTKVTFDKVLLLDDNGNVTLGAPAVEGASVEAQVLKHLKGDKVIVFKKKRRKGYKKKNGHRQSLTQIVISGITGAGATKKKATKKAEATEE, from the coding sequence ATGTACGCAATCGTAGAGATAGCAGGGCAACAATTCAAAGTAAGCAAAGACCAAAAGGTTTATGTTCACCGTTTGGCTTCTGAAGAAGGAACTAAAGTTACTTTTGACAAAGTTCTTTTATTAGATGACAACGGAAACGTAACTTTAGGCGCCCCAGCTGTAGAAGGTGCTTCAGTAGAAGCGCAAGTGTTAAAACACTTAAAAGGTGATAAAGTAATCGTTTTCAAAAAGAAAAGAAGAAAAGGTTACAAAAAGAAAAACGGTCACAGACAATCTTTAACGCAAATCGTAATCAGTGGTATCACCGGAGCGGGAGCTACAAAGAAAAAAGCGACTAAAAAAGCGGAAGCTACAGAAGAATAA
- a CDS encoding pitrilysin family protein codes for MKKFIYIAASLFLSITMQAQDRPQPKPGPAPTINVKKPETFTLKNGLKVMVVENHKLPRVSYTLTLDNPPYAEGDKKGVADLTSSMIGKGSKKISKDTFNEEVDFLGANISFSSNGANASGLSKYSGRILELMAEGALHPVFTQEEFDKEKAKLLEGIKSQEKSVTAVASRVENVLAFGKSHPSGEYLSEESINKVSLNDVVLNYNTYFVPGNAYLVVIGDVNTKEVKKTVEKLFGSWKKAIAPQLTYSDPKNVQYSQINFVDMPNAVQSEIALVNTVNLKMTDKDYFATLLANQILGGGGEGRLFLNLREKHGWTYGAYSSIGSGKYVTKFRSSASVRNAVTDSAVVEFFNELKRIKTDLVSAEDLKNAKAKYIGNFVMQIEKPATIARYALNTATQNLPEDFYENYIKNISAVTPEDIRNAANKYFLSDNTRIVVVGKAADVLPGLQSLKTPIFYFDKYGNPTEKPAVNKPIPAGVTAKTVFDNYIKAIGGEKAVAGVKSLATVSTASIQGQALELISKHTSDSKSLMEMKVAGMTMSKQVVSDKAAYAVQQGQRKDYTAEEFKEKKENAAAFPELAYAKRADLKIKGIETINGADAYAIENGKTTLYYDVKTGLKVGEAKTMERGGQKMTQMVTYGDYKEVKGIKVPYKTIMNVGMDLDFTTSDVKINEGVTAADFQ; via the coding sequence ATGAAAAAATTTATATATATAGCAGCGAGCTTGTTTTTATCGATTACTATGCAAGCACAAGACAGACCTCAACCGAAACCGGGACCAGCACCAACTATCAATGTTAAAAAACCGGAAACCTTTACTTTAAAAAACGGTTTAAAAGTAATGGTTGTTGAAAACCATAAATTACCACGTGTTTCCTACACCCTTACTTTAGACAACCCTCCGTATGCGGAAGGTGATAAAAAAGGTGTTGCCGATTTAACGAGCAGCATGATCGGAAAAGGAAGCAAAAAAATATCCAAAGACACTTTTAACGAAGAAGTTGACTTTTTAGGAGCCAACATCAGTTTTTCTTCTAACGGAGCGAATGCCAGTGGACTATCCAAATATTCGGGAAGAATCCTTGAATTAATGGCCGAAGGTGCTTTACACCCGGTATTCACTCAGGAAGAATTCGACAAAGAAAAAGCTAAATTATTAGAAGGAATCAAATCGCAGGAGAAAAGCGTTACTGCTGTAGCATCTCGCGTTGAAAACGTTTTAGCTTTTGGAAAATCACACCCTAGCGGAGAATACTTAAGCGAAGAAAGCATCAACAAAGTAAGCTTAAACGACGTTGTATTAAACTACAACACCTATTTCGTTCCAGGTAACGCCTACCTTGTTGTAATTGGTGATGTAAACACAAAAGAAGTTAAAAAAACGGTTGAAAAACTTTTCGGTTCCTGGAAAAAAGCCATCGCGCCGCAATTAACCTATTCTGACCCTAAAAACGTTCAGTATTCGCAAATCAACTTTGTAGATATGCCAAACGCGGTACAATCGGAAATTGCCTTGGTAAACACGGTGAATTTAAAAATGACCGACAAAGATTACTTCGCTACTTTATTAGCCAACCAAATCTTAGGTGGTGGTGGTGAAGGACGTTTATTCTTAAACCTACGTGAAAAACACGGATGGACTTATGGCGCGTACTCTTCTATCGGATCCGGAAAATATGTAACGAAATTCCGTTCTTCCGCTTCTGTTAGAAACGCTGTTACCGACAGTGCCGTTGTCGAATTCTTTAACGAACTAAAACGTATCAAAACGGATTTAGTTTCTGCTGAAGATCTTAAAAATGCAAAAGCCAAATACATCGGAAACTTCGTAATGCAAATCGAAAAACCGGCTACTATTGCCCGTTACGCTTTAAACACAGCCACTCAAAACTTACCGGAAGATTTCTACGAAAACTATATTAAAAACATCAGTGCTGTTACTCCGGAGGATATCCGTAACGCAGCCAACAAATATTTCCTTTCTGACAACACTCGTATTGTTGTAGTTGGAAAAGCGGCTGATGTATTACCAGGATTACAGTCGTTAAAAACACCTATTTTCTATTTTGACAAATACGGAAACCCAACTGAAAAACCAGCGGTAAACAAACCAATTCCTGCCGGAGTTACTGCCAAAACAGTATTCGACAACTACATCAAAGCCATTGGTGGTGAAAAAGCCGTAGCCGGAGTAAAATCATTGGCTACTGTTTCGACAGCTTCTATCCAAGGACAAGCTTTGGAATTGATCAGCAAACACACTTCCGACAGCAAATCGCTAATGGAAATGAAAGTAGCTGGTATGACCATGTCAAAACAAGTTGTAAGCGACAAAGCAGCTTATGCGGTACAACAAGGACAACGTAAAGACTATACTGCTGAAGAATTCAAAGAGAAAAAAGAAAACGCTGCTGCTTTCCCGGAATTAGCTTACGCAAAAAGAGCCGACCTTAAAATCAAAGGAATTGAGACGATTAACGGAGCTGACGCTTACGCTATCGAAAACGGAAAAACAACGTTATACTATGACGTAAAAACAGGTTTAAAAGTTGGAGAAGCCAAAACCATGGAAAGAGGTGGTCAGAAAATGACACAAATGGTTACTTACGGTGATTATAAAGAAGTAAAAGGTATCAAAGTTCCTTACAAAACGATCATGAATGTAGGTATGGACCTTGATTTCACTACATCGGATGTAAAAATCAACGAAGGTGTTACTGCTGCTGACTTTCAGTAA
- the rpmA gene encoding 50S ribosomal protein L27, with protein sequence MAHKKGVGSSKNGRESESKRLGVKIFGGQAAIAGNIIVRQRGSKHNPGENVYMGKDHTLHAKVDGVVKFQKKGENKSYVSVVPFEA encoded by the coding sequence ATGGCTCACAAGAAAGGTGTCGGTAGTTCCAAGAATGGTAGAGAATCAGAATCGAAACGTTTAGGTGTTAAGATTTTTGGTGGTCAAGCTGCAATTGCTGGAAACATTATCGTAAGACAAAGAGGTTCTAAACACAATCCGGGAGAAAACGTTTACATGGGTAAAGATCATACTTTACATGCAAAAGTTGACGGAGTGGTGAAATTCCAGAAAAAAGGAGAAAACAAATCCTATGTTTCTGTAGTTCCATTCGAAGCATAA
- the pnuC gene encoding nicotinamide riboside transporter PnuC, protein MVDFFLNAYKNASTLQIVLEFIAFVFGIASVWYAKKENIWVYPTGLIATTITVYLLFQAGYLGDMMINLYFSIMSVYGWYNWARKRTNVDSLSISRTTLKEKIIGVFLFLMTIIIIFAIYKVFDYPIKHENYVDILTSGLFFTGMWYMANKKIENWTLWIIGDIIAVPLYAYRGLGMLSLQYLIFTLLAISAYLEWRKILNNDTQKL, encoded by the coding sequence ATGGTGGATTTCTTTTTAAATGCCTATAAGAATGCATCAACGTTGCAGATTGTACTGGAGTTTATAGCCTTTGTGTTTGGTATTGCCAGTGTTTGGTATGCTAAAAAAGAAAATATATGGGTATATCCAACCGGACTTATTGCGACGACAATCACGGTTTACTTGCTTTTTCAGGCGGGTTATCTCGGAGACATGATGATTAACCTGTACTTCTCGATTATGAGCGTTTATGGTTGGTATAATTGGGCCCGAAAAAGAACAAATGTTGATTCCTTATCGATATCCCGGACAACATTAAAAGAAAAAATTATCGGAGTATTCTTGTTTTTAATGACAATTATTATAATTTTCGCAATTTATAAGGTGTTTGATTACCCAATCAAACACGAAAATTATGTTGATATATTGACGTCGGGGCTGTTTTTTACCGGGATGTGGTATATGGCCAATAAAAAAATCGAAAACTGGACGCTTTGGATAATCGGCGACATTATCGCGGTACCGCTATATGCATATAGAGGGTTGGGGATGTTGTCGTTACAGTATTTAATATTTACACTATTGGCAATTTCGGCCTATTTAGAATGGAGAAAGATCTTAAACAACGACACTCAAAAGTTATAA
- a CDS encoding 4'-phosphopantetheinyl transferase superfamily protein has product MPLYKTIKIDPDTKVLVWKITESLDDLFRDKPLKDSSRVRVNGMKSEQHQRGFLSVRNLFVELGYTDLDLYYDAFGKPHLSDGKNISITHSYEFSAIIVGKNNVGIDMELRREKISKIADKFIDPEFAFLDKSEPDYIRKLTVIWGAKEAKYKMCNSRSLSFKDNMIVHPFVMDDKKGTATVTKDNFRKDFEFYFEEIEDFTLVYALEQNACR; this is encoded by the coding sequence ATGCCGCTGTATAAAACGATAAAAATAGATCCTGATACCAAGGTCTTGGTTTGGAAAATCACAGAATCACTGGACGATTTGTTCCGCGATAAACCGTTAAAGGACTCGAGCCGCGTACGCGTAAATGGAATGAAATCCGAACAGCATCAAAGAGGATTTCTAAGTGTGCGAAATCTTTTCGTCGAGCTCGGTTATACCGATTTGGATTTGTATTACGACGCTTTTGGAAAACCACATTTAAGCGATGGAAAAAATATCTCCATTACGCATTCGTATGAATTTTCCGCGATTATTGTCGGAAAAAACAATGTCGGTATCGATATGGAACTGCGACGGGAGAAGATCAGTAAAATCGCCGATAAATTTATCGATCCCGAATTTGCTTTTCTTGATAAATCCGAACCCGATTATATCCGGAAGTTAACCGTTATTTGGGGCGCGAAGGAAGCAAAATATAAAATGTGTAATTCCCGTAGCCTCAGTTTTAAAGATAATATGATCGTACATCCATTTGTGATGGATGATAAAAAAGGAACGGCAACGGTTACAAAGGATAATTTTCGAAAAGATTTCGAATTTTATTTTGAAGAAATTGAAGACTTTACATTGGTATATGCCCTCGAACAAAATGCATGTAGATGA
- a CDS encoding EamA family transporter yields the protein MTKQIKWILLIGLSLIWGSSFILIKRGLVGLTPFQLGALRMLFAAAFLLIVGFRSLTKIPSHKWKYIALTAFVGTFMPVFLFSFAQTEVSSATSAILNSLTPLNTLLLGAFLFGLEFQRRQFFGVIIGLIGCVVLIYSGAKSNPNQNYYFAILVVIAAVCYAMNVNLIKKYLSDVNSLSITTGNFVVLMIPAIIVLSCTDFFQVMGEAQVQESAMYVAILGILGTGIANIVFFRLIQMSSPIFASSVTYLIPVVAFVWGILDNEKMELFQIVGALIILIGVYFSARK from the coding sequence ATGACAAAACAGATCAAATGGATATTGCTGATTGGACTTTCTTTAATCTGGGGAAGTTCTTTTATCCTGATTAAAAGAGGTCTTGTTGGATTAACTCCTTTTCAGCTGGGCGCTTTGCGGATGTTGTTTGCGGCCGCTTTTTTATTGATTGTCGGATTCCGAAGTCTTACTAAAATTCCGTCGCATAAATGGAAATACATTGCCTTGACCGCTTTTGTCGGAACGTTTATGCCGGTGTTTTTGTTTTCCTTTGCGCAAACGGAAGTCAGTAGTGCGACCAGCGCGATCCTAAATTCATTAACACCTTTAAATACGTTATTGCTGGGTGCTTTTTTATTTGGATTGGAATTTCAGCGCCGACAGTTTTTCGGGGTGATTATAGGGCTTATCGGATGTGTGGTGCTGATTTATTCCGGAGCGAAAAGTAATCCCAATCAGAATTATTATTTTGCGATTCTGGTGGTGATTGCAGCAGTTTGCTATGCGATGAATGTAAATTTGATCAAAAAATATCTGTCGGATGTGAATTCTTTGAGTATTACAACCGGGAATTTCGTAGTGTTGATGATTCCGGCGATTATCGTATTATCCTGTACCGATTTCTTTCAGGTAATGGGTGAGGCGCAAGTACAGGAATCGGCTATGTATGTTGCAATTTTAGGAATTTTAGGAACCGGTATCGCGAATATTGTTTTCTTTAGACTGATTCAAATGTCATCGCCTATTTTTGCGTCTTCCGTGACGTATCTGATTCCGGTGGTTGCTTTTGTTTGGGGAATACTGGATAATGAAAAAATGGAATTGTTTCAGATTGTAGGAGCGCTGATCATTCTGATAGGCGTGTATTTCTCCGCTCGAAAATAA
- a CDS encoding heavy metal-associated domain-containing protein, with translation MNITKKIAVFAFAAFALVSCKKEEKNTTAGTVATENAKDVAAKMETASFNIEGMTCAMGCAATIENKLGRLDGVTSAKVDFETKTATVEFDANKQSTASLTQTVEGVADGKTYKVSNMKEELKKA, from the coding sequence ATGAATATCACTAAAAAAATAGCCGTATTTGCATTTGCCGCATTTGCATTGGTTAGCTGCAAAAAAGAAGAGAAAAACACTACAGCAGGAACGGTAGCGACCGAGAACGCTAAAGATGTTGCTGCCAAAATGGAAACAGCAAGCTTTAACATCGAAGGAATGACTTGTGCAATGGGTTGTGCCGCTACGATCGAAAACAAATTAGGCCGTTTGGACGGTGTAACTTCTGCAAAAGTTGATTTTGAAACCAAAACCGCTACGGTTGAATTCGACGCCAACAAACAATCTACTGCTTCTTTAACACAAACGGTTGAAGGCGTTGCCGATGGAAAGACCTATAAAGTGTCGAACATGAAAGAAGAATTGAAAAAAGCCTAA
- a CDS encoding geranylgeranylglyceryl/heptaprenylglyceryl phosphate synthase has product MMGEIYKQIITAQQQGKRLLAILLDPDKVDGEQLDVLIDKIGQSGATHILIGGSLLFVDQQDTIITALKAKLTLPILLFPGNAAHITDRADGILFLSLISGRNPEYLIGQHVQAAPLLKQSQLEVISTGYILVESGKQTTVSYISGTMPVPNDKPEIAVATALAGEMIGHKMIYLEAGSGAQMPVPLETVRKVAENITIPLIVGGGIRTKAHMEQVYQAGATMVVIGTAFEKDNDFFSDL; this is encoded by the coding sequence ATGATGGGGGAAATTTACAAACAAATTATAACAGCACAACAACAGGGAAAACGACTGCTGGCCATTTTGCTTGATCCGGATAAAGTTGATGGTGAGCAACTGGATGTTCTGATCGATAAAATCGGTCAATCGGGTGCAACCCATATTTTAATTGGTGGTAGTCTGCTGTTTGTCGACCAACAGGATACAATTATTACGGCACTAAAAGCAAAGCTGACGTTACCAATTTTACTTTTTCCAGGCAATGCGGCTCATATTACCGATCGTGCCGACGGAATTCTGTTTTTGTCACTTATTTCCGGAAGAAACCCGGAATATCTTATCGGGCAACATGTTCAGGCGGCTCCGTTATTAAAGCAATCCCAACTGGAAGTAATCTCAACCGGCTATATACTTGTTGAAAGCGGAAAGCAGACAACGGTTTCCTATATTAGCGGAACCATGCCGGTGCCAAATGATAAACCGGAAATCGCAGTGGCAACAGCGCTTGCCGGAGAAATGATTGGTCATAAAATGATATACCTGGAAGCGGGTAGCGGGGCACAAATGCCTGTTCCGTTGGAAACAGTACGTAAGGTTGCCGAAAATATAACGATTCCGCTTATTGTTGGTGGTGGAATTCGGACGAAAGCACATATGGAACAGGTCTATCAGGCCGGAGCGACCATGGTCGTGATCGGAACGGCTTTCGAAAAGGATAACGACTTTTTTTCAGATTTGTAG
- a CDS encoding pitrilysin family protein: MKKSLMALSSLLMLGGVASAQKVAFEEYNLDNGLHVILHKDPSAPVVVTSVMYHVGAKDENPNRTGFAHFFEHLLFEGTKNIARGEWFKIVTANGGNNNANTSDDRTYYYEVFPSNNLELALWMESERLMHPVINQIGVDTQNEVVKEEKRLRVDNQPYGNLFTEVKKNIFTKHPYRWAPIGSMEHLDAATLQEFQAFNKKFYIPNNAVLVVAGDFDSAQAKEWVQKYFGPIQKGTPITREKFEEAPITQTLHATYEDPNIQIPMAVTAYRTPSMKTRDARVLDMISSILSDGKSSRLYKKMVDEKKMALQIGAFNYSQEDYGVYFIYGLPLSPNTPADLIKGMDEEIVKLQTELISEKDFQKLQNQYENQNVNSNSNLEGVAENLASYYLLYGDVNLINTEIDIYRSITREEIRDVAKKYLNPNQRLILDYTPAKDKAQN, encoded by the coding sequence ATGAAAAAATCTTTAATGGCTTTGAGTTCACTTCTGATGCTTGGCGGCGTAGCTTCAGCGCAGAAAGTAGCGTTTGAAGAATACAATTTAGACAACGGACTTCATGTGATTTTACACAAGGATCCATCGGCTCCGGTAGTCGTTACATCCGTAATGTACCATGTGGGTGCCAAAGACGAAAACCCAAACAGAACGGGATTCGCACACTTTTTTGAACACCTTTTATTCGAAGGAACCAAAAACATCGCCCGTGGCGAATGGTTTAAAATCGTAACCGCCAACGGAGGAAACAACAATGCCAACACGTCGGACGACAGAACCTATTACTACGAAGTTTTCCCGTCGAACAATCTGGAACTGGCTTTATGGATGGAATCCGAAAGACTAATGCACCCGGTTATCAACCAGATCGGTGTAGACACTCAAAACGAAGTTGTTAAAGAAGAAAAAAGATTACGTGTAGACAATCAGCCTTACGGTAATTTATTTACTGAAGTTAAAAAGAACATCTTTACCAAACACCCATACCGTTGGGCTCCAATCGGTTCAATGGAACATTTGGATGCAGCTACTTTACAGGAATTCCAGGCTTTCAACAAAAAATTCTACATTCCTAACAATGCGGTATTAGTTGTTGCCGGAGATTTTGATTCGGCTCAGGCGAAAGAATGGGTACAAAAATATTTCGGACCAATCCAGAAAGGAACGCCGATTACCCGTGAGAAATTCGAAGAGGCTCCCATCACACAAACATTACACGCGACTTACGAAGATCCAAACATTCAGATTCCAATGGCGGTTACTGCCTACAGAACGCCATCAATGAAAACACGTGATGCGAGAGTATTGGATATGATCTCTTCGATCTTATCGGACGGAAAAAGCTCAAGACTATACAAAAAGATGGTTGACGAGAAAAAAATGGCTTTACAAATCGGAGCTTTCAACTACAGTCAGGAAGACTACGGTGTGTATTTTATCTATGGTTTACCATTAAGCCCGAACACTCCTGCTGACTTAATCAAAGGAATGGATGAGGAAATCGTAAAATTACAAACGGAATTAATTTCTGAAAAAGACTTCCAAAAATTACAAAACCAATACGAAAACCAAAACGTAAACAGCAATTCCAATCTGGAAGGTGTTGCCGAAAATCTGGCATCGTACTATTTATTATATGGTGACGTAAACCTGATCAATACTGAAATTGACATTTACCGTTCTATTACGCGTGAAGAAATCAGAGACGTGGCAAAGAAATACTTAAACCCGAACCAACGTTTGATTTTAGATTACACTCCAGCAAAAGACAAAGCACAAAACTAA
- the gldD gene encoding gliding motility lipoprotein GldD, translating into MNRILKNTAFALLMTAGLLLTACKGDVVPKPKAYLSLEYPKPEYTPFNDGCAFTFDVNNRTKITKKGACGFDISYPNMKGTIYIDYKPVNNNIDVLLRDAQKLTYEHVIKADDIQEQPFINGREKVYGMFYQVGGNAATNAQFYVTDSTRHFIVGSVYFYTKPNFDSIMPAASYIKNDMRKIMESLRWK; encoded by the coding sequence ATGAATAGAATACTTAAAAATACCGCTTTTGCATTGTTGATGACTGCAGGATTGCTGCTTACGGCTTGTAAAGGCGATGTGGTGCCAAAGCCAAAAGCGTACCTGAGTCTGGAATATCCAAAACCGGAATACACACCTTTTAACGATGGATGTGCGTTTACCTTCGATGTAAACAACCGGACGAAGATCACTAAAAAAGGAGCGTGCGGGTTTGATATCAGTTATCCAAATATGAAAGGAACCATTTATATCGATTATAAACCGGTTAATAATAATATTGATGTCTTGTTGCGGGATGCGCAGAAACTGACCTACGAGCACGTAATTAAAGCCGATGACATACAAGAACAGCCGTTTATCAACGGAAGGGAGAAAGTATACGGGATGTTTTATCAGGTTGGTGGAAATGCGGCAACCAACGCGCAGTTTTATGTGACGGATAGCACCAGACATTTTATAGTAGGATCGGTATATTTTTATACCAAACCCAATTTTGATTCCATTATGCCGGCGGCAAGTTATATTAAAAATGACATGCGTAAGATTATGGAAAGCTTACGCTGGAAATAA